The Aspergillus chevalieri M1 DNA, chromosome 5, nearly complete sequence genome includes a region encoding these proteins:
- a CDS encoding uncharacterized protein (TransMembrane:1 (i77-99o)), giving the protein MGNVGHDDLQSDSDLERGYEPDLEQGEFDDTSEDDSDIGNMNPSPMSHDQHNPVTQSQLVQNRNLARLKKKGIKRQAIVSITVGPTSAAIALALIIYVVGRARGSWS; this is encoded by the exons ATGGGTAATGTAGGCCATGATGACCTTCAGAGTGACTCAGATCTCGAACGAGGCTATGAACCGGACCTTGAGCAGGGCGAGTTTGACGATACAAGCGAGGATGATTCAG ACATTGGCAATATGAATCCTTCACCCATGAGTCATGACCAGCACAACCCGGTAACGCAGTCGCAGCTGGTACAAAATCGGAATCTGGCTCGTCTTAAGAAGAAAGGTATCAAACGACAGGCAATAGTGAGTATTACAGTTGGTCCGACTAGTGCAGCAATAGCACTTGCACTTATAATATATGTTGTGGGAAGAGCGCGTGGTAGTTGGTCTTAG